DNA sequence from the Staphylococcus epidermidis genome:
TTCTCTCTGTATTTGGCGACCTAATAATAAATACAATATGAATCCTACTAAAGGTAGAAAAACTAAAACCAATAACCACGCCCATATAGAATTTGCTGTACGCCTCTCCATGAAAATAATAATGAATGCAAAAACTAAATTTAATAAAAAGGCACTAACTAATAAAATATTAATTATAATATTAGATTGATGAAGTGCCATAGTAAAGACTTCTATCATAGGTTACCTCCTTTATGATTGTTTATTCTCACTCAGTTTTCATTTCAGTGATTTTTAAATATAATTATAGCATGAAGAAATACGATTATCATGGTTAGATAATATTTAATTACCTGAATCATTGACGAGTGAATTTATGAATAATACGATATAATATGAACAGAGGTGACTTTATGGCAGACATGGAGAGTGCACATCACTCAGAGCAAATAAAAACAAATTTAAAATCAAGATTAAATAGAATAGAAGGTCAAGTAAGAGCAATAAATCGTATGATTGATGATGACGTTTACTGTGATGATGTACTAACTCAAATTAGAGCAACACGTTCAGCATTGAATAGTGTAGCTACTAAATTACTAGACCATCACATGAAAGGTTGTATTATGGAAAAAATAAACGACGGTGCGCAAGAAGAAGCAATGGATGAATTGCTCGTGACATTCCAAAAATTAATAAAAGATTAAGAGGGTATGAAATTGAAAAAAGGATTGATAAATGTTTCAGGTATTAAAACAACTGAACAAGCTAAACAGCTCAAAGATCATTTATCTAAGATGATAGGCATCAATAGTGTGGATATCGATTACCAAATGAATGAGATTCGAGTAGAATTTGACACTCCTGCAAATTTAAATAACATTGAAAAAGAAATTTACGATTACGGATTTCGTATTTTATAATTAAATAATTGCGCTTAATTCATTTTTCGTTTGAATTATTATAGCTTTTAGAAATATTTAAAAATATTTTTAGAATGATGTAGTAAAGTAGAAGTAATTAGGGTATTATTGAAATAAAGCTATTTCTAACGAGGTGATAATTGTGAAGAATCAAGATAAGATTCAAAATGTAGTCAAATTATTATCATCATTGGGTGTGAATATTAAGAAAACTAAGTCTCGTTTAGATATTATTAATACTTTGCCTACATCTAATCAAGTAAGTCATGAATTAAAATAATTTGCATGATAATATAATATTTTATGTATTGATTATCTAAATTAATATATAAAGAGAGACACTGTTCATCGTGAATAGTGTCTCTTATTTTATACAGGTTAAATTGTATTAGATTTTTTAGATAATGTGGTTATTTCATATCTTTGGGGTTCATGATAATAAATTGAAAGAACTACTCCTATACCAGTCATTAAACTCCATAAAGAACTTCCACCGTAACTAATAAACGGAAGTGGTATACCTGTAATCGGTAATAATTGAACCGTCATGCCGATATTTTGTAACACGTGAAAAACAATCAACGATACATATCCTATGATAAATACTTTGTTAAACTGACTATCAATTTTACTAGCTAACCGTATAAGGTGAAATATTAAGAATAAGAAAAGTAATATCAATAATACTGAACCTATAAAGCCCATTTCTTCTCCAATCACTGAAAAAATAAAGTCGGTATGATTCTCAGGAATATAAACTTCGCCATGGTTATAACCTTTACCTAATAATTGACCTGAACCAATAGCTTTTAAAGATTCTGTTAAGTGATATCCATCTCCACTACTGTATGAATAGGGATCTAACCAAGAATTGATACGTCCCATTTGATACATTTTTATTCCTAATAGGTTTTCTATTAAGGATGGTTTATAAATGATAGCTAATATAATACTAGAACCACTTACAAATGCAACAATAAAAAGAGGGGCTAATATCCTCCATGTTATTCCACTTACTAACATGACGCCAGCTATAATTGCACATAACACCAAAGTAGTACCTAGGTCATTTTGCAATAGAATTAATGCCATAGGTATAATGGATACACCTAAAATTTTAAAAAATAACATTAAATCAGACTGAAAAGACTTATTAAATGTAAATTGGTTATGTTTAGATATCGTTTTAGCCAAAGCAAGTATAAGTATAATTTTCATGAATTCGGAAGGTTGGATGCTTATAGGACCGAAACTGTACCAACTTTTAGCACCATTAATAATTGGGGTGATTGAAGTTTCAGGTAAAATAAGTAACCCTATTAATAGAACGCAAAATATACTGTATAAAATATAAGTATTATTTTTAATTTTTTTCGGTGAAATTATCATAATTAAAAATGCAATAATAGCTCCGAAAATATAATAAATAATTTGTCTAATACTGAAATTTGCACTATATTGTCCGCCACCCATAGCGGAACTGATTAAAATAACACTTGTTAGTGCTAATAGTGATATAACTAGTACGAGTATCCAGTCTACTTTACGTAACCAGTTACGTTTAGGTTGTTGACGAGAAGAATAATTCATTGCTTACTCCTTTATGTATATGGATCACTTTTCAAAATTTCTGTAGATACTTTTACAATATTTTAATCATCTGTATTCATTCATATTTTCTAATCAAATATATATTAATTTTACATGACTTCTTTTAAATTTGCTAGAATATCACAGAATGATAGCACCTTATTAACTTTTAATATGTAATAGTCATAATAAAAATATGTATATTAGCGCAAATTGTCATTAAAATTTAGTTCTATATTTAGATTATCAAATGCAATTGAATTTAAAAATATGATAATATTAAGTTTCAGAAGCCGTTATGTACTTAAAGTAGTAAATAAAAAGATCAATTAAACAATTACGTTAAAGAAAAAGGCTAAAAGAACTGTAATTGTAATGGAGGAAAACGAAATGACAAAAGAAAATATTTGTATCGTTTTTGGAGGTAAAAGTGCAGAACACGATGTTTCAATTTTAACTGCACAAAATGTTTTAAACGCAATTGATAAAGAACGATATCAAGTTGATATCATTTATATAACAAACGATGGTGAATGGAAGAAAAAAGATAATATTACACAAGAAATAAAAAATACTGATGAACTCGTCATTAACGATGTAGAGACTGGAGAAATCTCACAGTTACTCAGTAAAGGTAGTTTAGGAAAATCATATGATGCAGTATTCCCATTATTGCATGGTCCAAATGGAGAAGATGGAACTATCCAAGGTCTTTTTGAAGTACTTGATATACCATATGTAGGTAATGGTGTGTTAGCTGCTTCAAGCTCAATGGATAAACTTGTGATGAAACAATTATTTGAGCATAGAGGTTTACCTCAATTACCTTATATTAGCTTTTTAAGAAGTGAGTATGAAAAATATGAAAATAATATCATTAAATTAGTTAATGATAAGTTAACATATCCGGTATTTGTAAAACCTGCTAATCTCGGTTCAAGTGTTGGTATAAGTAAATGTAACAATGAAGAAGAATTAAAATCTGGGATAACTGAAGCATTCCAATTTGATCGTAAACTTGTCATTGAACAAGGGATTAATGCTAGAGAGATCGAAGTAGCTGTCTTAGGTAACGATTATCCTGAAACGACATGGCCTGGTGAGGTTGTTAAGGATGTAGCGTTTTATGATTATAAATCAAAGTATAAAGACGGTAAGATTAGATTAGATATTCCAGCAGATTTAGATCAAGATGTTCAAATGACATTAAGAAACATGGCATTAGAGGCCTTTAAAGCTACTGATTGTTCGGGATTAGTTCGTGCAGATTTCTTTGTTACTGATGATAATCAAATTTATATCAATGAAACAAATGCCATGCCAGGATTTACTGCATATAGTATGTATCCAAACTTATGGAAAAATATGGGCTTATCTTACCCTGATTTAATTGCTAAATTGATTGATTTGGCTAAAGAACGTTATGAAGATAAAAAGAAAAATAAATATAAAATTGATTATTAGAGGTTTTAGTTATGATAAACGTAACATTAGAGCAAATTAAAAACTGGATAGATTGTGAAATTGATGAAAAACATTTAAAAAAAACAATAAATGGCGTTTCAATTGATTCACGAAAAATCAATGAAGGGGCGTTATTTATACCTTTTAAAGGTGAGAATGTTGATGGCCATCGTTTTATCACACAAGCTTTGAACGATGGTGCTGGAGCTGTTTTTAGTGAAAAAGAGAATAAACATTCTGAAGGGAACCAAGGTCCTATTATTTGGGTAGAAGATACTTTAATAGCCTTACAGCAATTGGCAAAAGCATATCTAAATCATGTAAATCCTAAGGTGATAGCGGTTACTGGTTCTAATGGAAAAACAACAACAAAAGACATGATTGAAAGTGTATTATCAACTGAATTTAAAGTTAAGAAAACACAAGGAAATTATAATAATGAAATTGGAATGCCGTTGACTTTACTAGAACTTGATGAAGACACAGAAATTTCTATTCTAGAAATGGGGATGTCAGGTTTTCATCAAATAGAGTTGTTATCTCATATCGCACAACCTGATATAGCGGTCATCACAAACATTGGCGAATCACATATGCAAGATTTAGGATCGCGAGAAGGCATTGCAAAAGCTAAATTTGAAATAACAACTGGTCTCAAAACAAATGGTATATTTATTTATGACGGAGATGAACCTTTATTAAAACCTCATGTTAATCAAGTTAAAAATGCGAAATTAATAAGCATTGGGTTAAATTCAGACAGTACATATACTTGTCATATGAACGATGTAAAAAACGAAGGTATTCATTTTACTATCAATCAAAAAGAACATTATCATTTACCAATTTTGGGCACGCATAATATGAAAAATGCTGCTATTGCAATTGCTATTGGACATGAATTAGGCCTAAATGAAACAATAATTCAAAATAATATTCACAACGTGCAATTAACCGCTATGAGAATGGAAAGACATGAATCATCAAACAATGTAACAGTAATTAATGACGCATATAATGCAAGTCCAACGAGTATGAAAGCAGCCATTGATACATTAAGTGTTATGAAAGGTCGAAAAATTTTAATATTAGCAGATGTACTTGAATTAGGACCTAATAGTCAATTGATGCACAAACAAGTTGGTGAATATTTGAAAGATAAAAATATTGATGTTTTATATACATTTGGTAAAGAAGCTAGTTATATCTATGATAGTGGTAAAGTTTTTGTTAAAGAAGCAAAATACTTTGATAATAAAGACCAGTTAATTCAGACGTTAATATCTCAAGTTAAACCTGAGGATAAAGTCTTAGTTAAAGGTTCACGAGGTATGAAGCTTGAGGAAGTTGTTGACGCATTGTTGTAATATAAAATCTAATTTCAAAGCATGCAATGAATGAGCATCTGTAAATTAATTAGGATGTTACTTTCATTGCATGCTTTTATTTTTTTGGTAAACTATGAAAAAGCGCTTACATTACATATTGCACGACCTTTTTGAAAGTTAAATAGTTTGATGAATTACATTGAAAACAGTAAATGTGTGAAATTGCTTTATTGCTATAATATTTTTAAGGTGGTACTATATAGAAGTTGATAAAACATAAGTGAACATATATGTAAAAAAAGCATATTAAGAAATATACACGTAAAAGGAGAATTATTTTGCAAAATTTTAAAGAACTAGGGATTTCGGATAAAACGGTTCAAACACTAGAAGCAATGGGATTTAAAGAACCGACACCTATCCAAAAAGATAGCATCCCTTATGCGTTAGAAGGAGATGACATCCTTGGACAAGCCCAAACTGGTACTGGGAAAACAGGGGCGTTTGGTATACCTTTAATTGAGAAAGTTGTAGGCCAACAGGGTGTTCAATCATTAATTCTTGCGCCAACGAGAGAGCTTGCTATGCAAGTAGCTGAGCAATTAAGAGAGTTCAGTAAAGGTCAAAAAGTACAAGTTGTTACAGTCTTTGGTGGTATGCCTATTGAAAGACAGATTAAAGCATTAAAAAGAGGCCCTCAAATTGTAGTAGGTACGCCGGGAAGAGTTATTGATCATCTTAATCGTCGTACACTTAAAACTCAAGGAATTCACACGCTTATTTTAGATGAAGCAGATGAAATGATGAATATGGGATTCATCGATGATATGAGATTTATTATGGATAAAATTCCAGCTGAACAACGTCAAACTATGCTATTTTCAGCTACGATGCCAAAAGCAATCCAAGAATTGGTACAGCAGTTTATGAAAGCTCCTAAAATAATTAAGACAATGAATAATGAAATGTCAGATCCTCAAATTGATGAATATTATACAATAGTTAAAGAATTAGAGAAATTTGATACATTTACAAACTTTTTAGATGTTCATCAGCCTGAATTGGCGATTGTCTTTGGTCGTACTAAGCGTCGCGTAGATGAATTAACAAGCGCGCTATTATCTAAAGGATACAAAGCAGAAGGTTTACATGGTGATATTACCCAAGCAAAACGTTTAGAAGTATTGAAGAAATTTAAGAACGATCAAATAGATATTTTAGTTGCTACAGATGTGGCTGCACGTGGTCTTGATATTTCTGGTGTGAGTCATGTTTATAATTTTGATATCCCTCAAGATACAGAAAGTTATACTCACCGTATTGGACGTACTGGTCGAGCAGGAAAAGAAGGTATTGCAGTTACTTTTGTAAATCCAATTGAGATGGATTATATTCGACAAATTGAAGATGTCAATAATCGTCGAATGAAAGCATTAAGACCTCCACATCGTAAAGAGGTGCTTAAAGCGCGTGAAGATGATATTAAAGATAGAGTTCAAAACTGGATGTCAAGAGAAAATGAGCCGCGTTTACAAAGAATATCAAGTGAATTACTTAAAGAATATGATAGTACAGAATTAGTAGCCTCTTTACTTCAAGAACTTGTAGAAGCTAATGATGAAGTGGAAGTACAATTAACTTTTGAAAAACCATTAGCACGTAAAAATCGCAGTAGTAAAGGCGGTTCTAGAAGAAGTAATCATAAACGTGGTAATGGTAAGTTTGATAATAAAAATAGACGATCAAAAGGGTCTAAAGGTCAATCAAGCAAAAAGAAAAACCAAAAGAAATTTGACCGTAGAGATAAGCAACAAAAAAGTGGTAATCAATCACTAAAAGGTCGCACATTTGCAGATCATCAAAAATAAATAAATTAACTAGCCTGAGATAATTTTTTGTCTCAGGCATTTTTTATTTATACGAATTAAAAAGTACATATGTATTGAGCATAAAACTTATTATATAGTAGGTGTGACGCGTCGATATGAATTTTTTCATTTTTGCATGTGAATAAATTTTTTAATAAATAATACATTGAAAATATAGGTCGCTGTTATTTTTTAGACTTTATTATCACTATGCTATAATGTGGGTAAATCTTGAAAAGGAGTATATTTATGAAAAATGATAGTACGTTTCATAGAAGCCCAATCCAAGCGCTAAAGTACTATTACATAACTAGTTGCATAGGTTTATTTATTTTGCTTGTTATACTTAGTTTACTTTTGTATTTTAGCTATTTAAATCATTGGTGGCCTTTTACATCCTACATCTTTCTTGGGCTAGGTTTGTTATCTATTTTAAACACTTGTATATCTCCACTAATTAAATATAGATATCATTATTATAAAATTCACGAAGATTTTGTCATATTAAAAAGATTATTTATTTTTAAGAAAGAAGAATTAAGTAAAATAGAGAGAATACAATTTATCGATATTGGAACTAATCCATTATCAAAAAAATTAAATCTTAATTCCATAACTTTATTTACTGCAGGTCATACAATCTCATTTCCAATAATATCTGAGAAAGAAGCACAAAATATTCAACAACAAATACTATTGAGATTGAGAGGTGCAAATGACGATGTATAGTCCGCAAAAGCTACATCCAATTTCTTATATTGATGGCTTGATTAGTGTGATTAAATCAAATTTCATTGTAATTATCATCTTTTTATTTAATATAAAAGATTTTAAATATGATGATTTTTCGTCTTATATTATTCCAGGTATAATGACTTTGATATTTTCTATCGGTTTCATTCATAATATTATTAAGGTTTATAATACACGATATTGGATTGAAGAGGATCATTTTATATTAACTACTGGTGTTTTTAATAAGGAACGAAAAGAACTAAATATTAGTCGCATACAATCTGCAGATACGTCTCAAGGATTGATTAATCAGATTGTTGGCGGCGTTGAACTCATTATTAAAACACCAAGTGATGGCATAGAATTAGGGACAATTTCAAAAAAGCAAAGTGAAGTTATTGAACAAGAATTGCGATCTATTCAAGAACGCATGAATAACCAGGTAAATCAAGAAGCTAAAGAGTTAAATGATGAGAATCATACTCAGACATATCAACAACATGCCAAACCCCAATATGCAATATTTAAAATGCCTTTTAAACAACTATTATTTATGTCTATGACAAGTGGAGCTATAGCACTTGCTTTTGTGACACTATCTCCTATTATTGGCAGTCTCTCAAGTGTTATTCCATGGGATAAATTTGGTGAAGAAATATCTTCTGTATTTAAAACGATATATTTCATTGTCATTTTTATTGTCATACTAGTGTTATTATTAAGTTATATAATCGGAACTATCATGTACTTAATAAAGTTTTATGGATATCAAGTTATTCAAGATAATCATCAACTTAAAATTCAATATGGATTATTTACGAAGAAAAATATCACTGTACCAACTGACCGACTGCAAGGTGTACTTGAACATCAATCTTTTATACGAAAATTATTTGGTTATACATCTATACATTTCTATATTACAAGTGATATAGATACTACTGAAGGGGAACCCACTGATAATGATGGAAGAATTATGATTTTACCGTTTATTCCAAGAAAAGAGGCATATAAAGTGATTAGACCTTTGGTTCCTGAGATGACATTTAATCATGCTAAAATTGGCATGCCTTTAAAAGGATTTCATCGTCACTTTCTAATTCCTTCCATATGTATTATTGGTATAGGCATTATTGGATGGTATATGTGGTCTTTATGGTCTTTAATCATAGCTTTATTACCAATCTTATTATTTTTTGTTTACGCTATACTTTATACACGTTTTAGTGGTTTTGCTTTTAGCGAATCAGAGCTTGTTGTCCAAAAAGCGTCTATATTAAATATTAAGAGATTTTATGTTAAAAAAGAAAAAGTTTTAGGAATGACTATTAGCCAACATCCCTTTCTTGAAAGAAGTCAACTCGCAAATTTTCAATTTGTTATTGCTAAGGGTAGTAGTCAGCAAAACATTGGTTTGAAGTTTAGTGAAGTAGATAATGTTCTTAAACTCAAAAATTGGTACATGAAAGGTGATACTCATGAAGTCTTATAAATATATGCACCAAAATGGTATTAAAGTAATGAGAATTAGTGGTGCTTTTTGGACGTTTTTACTAGTGATAGCATTGTCTATTTTAATATTGCTTAATGAATTAAAATTCCATTTTATTAATACTAAAAATTTAATAATTGGAGCAATAATTTTAACTACAATAGTTTGTATTTTATTTATGATTATAGTGCCTTGGTTTAAGTTTAAACATCTTAGATATTTTTTAGATGATA
Encoded proteins:
- a CDS encoding FtsW/RodA/SpoVE family cell cycle protein — encoded protein: MNYSSRQQPKRNWLRKVDWILVLVISLLALTSVILISSAMGGGQYSANFSIRQIIYYIFGAIIAFLIMIISPKKIKNNTYILYSIFCVLLIGLLILPETSITPIINGAKSWYSFGPISIQPSEFMKIILILALAKTISKHNQFTFNKSFQSDLMLFFKILGVSIIPMALILLQNDLGTTLVLCAIIAGVMLVSGITWRILAPLFIVAFVSGSSIILAIIYKPSLIENLLGIKMYQMGRINSWLDPYSYSSGDGYHLTESLKAIGSGQLLGKGYNHGEVYIPENHTDFIFSVIGEEMGFIGSVLLILLFLFLIFHLIRLASKIDSQFNKVFIIGYVSLIVFHVLQNIGMTVQLLPITGIPLPFISYGGSSLWSLMTGIGVVLSIYYHEPQRYEITTLSKKSNTI
- a CDS encoding UDP-N-acetylmuramoyl-tripeptide--D-alanyl-D-alanine ligase, which codes for MINVTLEQIKNWIDCEIDEKHLKKTINGVSIDSRKINEGALFIPFKGENVDGHRFITQALNDGAGAVFSEKENKHSEGNQGPIIWVEDTLIALQQLAKAYLNHVNPKVIAVTGSNGKTTTKDMIESVLSTEFKVKKTQGNYNNEIGMPLTLLELDEDTEISILEMGMSGFHQIELLSHIAQPDIAVITNIGESHMQDLGSREGIAKAKFEITTGLKTNGIFIYDGDEPLLKPHVNQVKNAKLISIGLNSDSTYTCHMNDVKNEGIHFTINQKEHYHLPILGTHNMKNAAIAIAIGHELGLNETIIQNNIHNVQLTAMRMERHESSNNVTVINDAYNASPTSMKAAIDTLSVMKGRKILILADVLELGPNSQLMHKQVGEYLKDKNIDVLYTFGKEASYIYDSGKVFVKEAKYFDNKDQLIQTLISQVKPEDKVLVKGSRGMKLEEVVDALL
- the csoR gene encoding copper-sensing transcriptional repressor CsoR, giving the protein MADMESAHHSEQIKTNLKSRLNRIEGQVRAINRMIDDDVYCDDVLTQIRATRSALNSVATKLLDHHMKGCIMEKINDGAQEEAMDELLVTFQKLIKD
- a CDS encoding PH domain-containing protein; amino-acid sequence: MYSPQKLHPISYIDGLISVIKSNFIVIIIFLFNIKDFKYDDFSSYIIPGIMTLIFSIGFIHNIIKVYNTRYWIEEDHFILTTGVFNKERKELNISRIQSADTSQGLINQIVGGVELIIKTPSDGIELGTISKKQSEVIEQELRSIQERMNNQVNQEAKELNDENHTQTYQQHAKPQYAIFKMPFKQLLFMSMTSGAIALAFVTLSPIIGSLSSVIPWDKFGEEISSVFKTIYFIVIFIVILVLLLSYIIGTIMYLIKFYGYQVIQDNHQLKIQYGLFTKKNITVPTDRLQGVLEHQSFIRKLFGYTSIHFYITSDIDTTEGEPTDNDGRIMILPFIPRKEAYKVIRPLVPEMTFNHAKIGMPLKGFHRHFLIPSICIIGIGIIGWYMWSLWSLIIALLPILLFFVYAILYTRFSGFAFSESELVVQKASILNIKRFYVKKEKVLGMTISQHPFLERSQLANFQFVIAKGSSQQNIGLKFSEVDNVLKLKNWYMKGDTHEVL
- a CDS encoding Lmo0850 family protein — translated: MKNQDKIQNVVKLLSSLGVNIKKTKSRLDIINTLPTSNQVSHELK
- a CDS encoding PH domain-containing protein; the encoded protein is MKNDSTFHRSPIQALKYYYITSCIGLFILLVILSLLLYFSYLNHWWPFTSYIFLGLGLLSILNTCISPLIKYRYHYYKIHEDFVILKRLFIFKKEELSKIERIQFIDIGTNPLSKKLNLNSITLFTAGHTISFPIISEKEAQNIQQQILLRLRGANDDV
- the csoZ gene encoding putative copper chaperone CsoZ, translating into MKKGLINVSGIKTTEQAKQLKDHLSKMIGINSVDIDYQMNEIRVEFDTPANLNNIEKEIYDYGFRIL
- the cshA gene encoding degradosome RNA helicase CshA → MQNFKELGISDKTVQTLEAMGFKEPTPIQKDSIPYALEGDDILGQAQTGTGKTGAFGIPLIEKVVGQQGVQSLILAPTRELAMQVAEQLREFSKGQKVQVVTVFGGMPIERQIKALKRGPQIVVGTPGRVIDHLNRRTLKTQGIHTLILDEADEMMNMGFIDDMRFIMDKIPAEQRQTMLFSATMPKAIQELVQQFMKAPKIIKTMNNEMSDPQIDEYYTIVKELEKFDTFTNFLDVHQPELAIVFGRTKRRVDELTSALLSKGYKAEGLHGDITQAKRLEVLKKFKNDQIDILVATDVAARGLDISGVSHVYNFDIPQDTESYTHRIGRTGRAGKEGIAVTFVNPIEMDYIRQIEDVNNRRMKALRPPHRKEVLKAREDDIKDRVQNWMSRENEPRLQRISSELLKEYDSTELVASLLQELVEANDEVEVQLTFEKPLARKNRSSKGGSRRSNHKRGNGKFDNKNRRSKGSKGQSSKKKNQKKFDRRDKQQKSGNQSLKGRTFADHQK
- a CDS encoding D-alanine--D-alanine ligase, with the protein product MTKENICIVFGGKSAEHDVSILTAQNVLNAIDKERYQVDIIYITNDGEWKKKDNITQEIKNTDELVINDVETGEISQLLSKGSLGKSYDAVFPLLHGPNGEDGTIQGLFEVLDIPYVGNGVLAASSSMDKLVMKQLFEHRGLPQLPYISFLRSEYEKYENNIIKLVNDKLTYPVFVKPANLGSSVGISKCNNEEELKSGITEAFQFDRKLVIEQGINAREIEVAVLGNDYPETTWPGEVVKDVAFYDYKSKYKDGKIRLDIPADLDQDVQMTLRNMALEAFKATDCSGLVRADFFVTDDNQIYINETNAMPGFTAYSMYPNLWKNMGLSYPDLIAKLIDLAKERYEDKKKNKYKIDY